In Bdellovibrionota bacterium, one genomic interval encodes:
- a CDS encoding zinc-ribbon domain-containing protein, which produces MMVVECDQCHSRFRMDPNKIGPGGARVRCAKCEHIFVVKLEGSPKEKESDAKSESEPVPRAPSGSGNAASPAPSPPKIPPGRTFAPIARHYHPWNQRLIQVAIVASVALSGILLGLTAMGSRPTPHNLKLLFQYGRYRWQPGPNLLRNVGTVEPKDDSRQIFRVEGELFNYSDNQIPEPSLLLEVFSVNGEFLGRTAAPCCSKDIAPYTKTLFTLEADLPNASIGNYNVTIQGERGPVK; this is translated from the coding sequence ATGATGGTCGTCGAATGCGATCAGTGTCACTCGCGTTTCCGAATGGATCCGAACAAGATCGGGCCGGGTGGCGCGCGCGTTCGGTGCGCGAAGTGCGAGCATATCTTCGTCGTAAAGCTCGAAGGATCCCCGAAGGAAAAAGAGAGCGATGCGAAATCGGAGTCCGAGCCCGTGCCCCGCGCACCTTCCGGATCGGGGAACGCGGCTTCCCCGGCCCCTTCGCCGCCCAAAATTCCGCCCGGGCGCACGTTCGCGCCGATTGCACGACATTACCACCCGTGGAACCAGCGGCTTATTCAGGTCGCGATCGTGGCGTCGGTCGCCCTGTCCGGAATTCTTCTAGGACTCACCGCCATGGGATCCAGACCGACGCCGCATAACCTGAAGCTTCTTTTCCAATACGGCCGTTACCGATGGCAACCGGGCCCCAACCTCCTCCGGAATGTGGGAACGGTGGAACCAAAGGACGATTCCCGGCAGATCTTCCGTGTGGAAGGCGAACTGTTCAATTACTCCGACAATCAGATTCCCGAACCTTCTCTTCTACTGGAGGTTTTCTCGGTCAACGGCGAATTCCTTGGGAGGACGGCAGCCCCCTGTTGCTCGAAGGATATTGCACCGTACACCAAGACTCTATTCACGTTGGAAGCCGATCTCCCGAACGCATCGATCGGCAACTACAATGTGACGATTCAGGGCGAGCGTGGGCCGGTCAAATAG